The genomic interval AAACCTGAAATCGGAATAAATGTCAATGGCGAAGTTAACCTTAGAATAGGTTGGAGATGGGATTCTCAGAATCTCGGTACTGTATCTCAGTTTGGACAGACGCAGTCAGCTCCTATTTTTCATCAGGATATCAGAGTAAATGTAAGTGGTAGAGTTGGCGATAAACTTAAACTGAATACTGACTGGAATACACGACGTACTTTCGATATGGACAATACCTTCAAAGTTGGATACGAAGGTTATGATGATGATATAATCAAACTTGTCGAAGTTGGTAATGTGAATTTGCCTCTGCCTACTACTCTTATCAGAGGCGGACAGACATTATTTGGTGTAAGAGCAGACTTTCAATTCGGACCTCTTTTCCTCAAAACATTGTTTTCGCAAAGACGGGGAGAAAGAAGGTTTGTTGATGTTCAGGGTGGTGCCAGCAAGCAGTATTTTTCATTGAGAGCTTATGATTTCGCAAGAAATCACTTCTTTTTGGATACAGCATATTTCAAAATTTATAATAAATATTTTGAAAATTCAAATCCTGTAATACCACCTGAAGCAGACCCTTACCGAATTAAAGAAATTGAAGTTTATGAGTCAACCAATGATGTTCGCGAAGGTGAAATTATCGCCGGTCGCTCAATAGCAATTGCTGACTTAGAGCCAATCAGAGCACTCGCAGGTGAAAAATATCCTGAACAGCTCCTTGAAACACCAATTCGTGCAGGTTTTGTTGAGCGTGGAAACTTTGCAAGAATGGATAGTTCAAAATACCGTTACGACCCTAATCTTGGTACAATTCACATACGTAATATGAGAGTTGACAGATATTATGCCGTCGCTTACCGAATTGAAGGTCCAACTTCAGCAAGAGAAGATGACTTGTGTTTCGGTAATCTTGCTTCAATTGCAGGTCCAAAAGATACATTAATATTAAAACTTATATATCGCCCAAATCTGCAACCCGGATTCAAGTCACTATGGGACAGGCAGATGAAGAATATTTTCGATATTAATTCCAGAAATATCAATGTAGCTGAGACAAATATCAATGTTTGGTATTTGAATAGAAACAACGACTCAACTGATGTTATAGAAGGAGCACCTGATAAACTTGTAACTATATTTCAGGTTGATCAGGTTAATAATGCAAGTGGCGCTCCACAACCAGACGGATTATTTGATTTGGTTCCACCATTCTTTGATGCAAATGAAGGTTTGATTACATTTCCAAATGTAAGACCATTTGATTCTGCACTTGTTAAATATTTCTCAAGACCGGAAATAGGCAATCCTGAACTTGCTTTTCAATATATGTTCAGTGCTCCATACGATACGACTTATGAAATTGCAAGACTTAATACAGCACGTGACAGATTCATCATCTCAGGTGAAGTATCAGGAAGAGCAAGTAACAGAATTCAGCTTGGTGGCTTCAATATTGCTCGCGGCTCAGTACGTGTTACTTTGGATGGTGTGGAATTAATCGAGAATCAGGATTATGTGATTGACTATTTCGCAGGAACCCTTACTTTGCGAAATCAAAGGGCAACTCTTCCTAATGCAAATTTGAAAGTAGAATATGAACAGCGTGATATTTTTAATATTGCTACCAAGACCCTCGCAGGTATAAGAGGTGATTTTATACTTCACAAAAGCCGAAATACTTTGGCAAATCTTGGTTTTACATTTATGCATTATGATCAGGCTGCTGTTATTGACCGTGTAAGACTTGGAGAAGAGCCAATGTCAAATTCAATCTTCGGTTTTGACGGTACACTTGATTTACAAGCTCCGTGGCTTACAAAAGCACTTGATTATTTACCGTTTTATGATACTAAAGCACCGTCTTCTCTTACTATGCGTGGTGAATGGGCTATGATTCTGCCTACACCGAATAAGAGAACCTCAGATATTGCTTCAGATAATAATGAACCGGTTGTTTATATTGATGACTTTGAAGGTGCCCAAAGATATATACCTCTTGGACTTAACGCAAGTCAGTGGTCTCACGCCTCACCTGCAGTTGATACTGATTATTGGGAACACGATACAATTGCAGTTAATTTCAAAGGCAGAATGTTCTGGTATCAGTATTTTATTCCAAGAGTTCCGATAAGAGAAGTATATCCTAATAATGAGACATATCAGGCTGGCAGAAACTTCCTTAATCCTTTGCATATAAATTTTGATCCAAATATCCGCGGTATTTATAATAAAAATCCTGAATACCTTGATGAAAATAATGAGGGCTACTTCAATCCTAATGACAGATTCTCTCAGAGAGATACAGTTAAGCCGCGTGTTTGGGGTGGTATGATGCGTCTGCTTTCTACATTTAATACAAATTTTGATAATGAGAACGTAGAATTTCTTGAGTTGATGATTAAAGTAAATGGTCGTGACCCGGGACAGACAAGGTTGTTTATTGACTTAGGTCAAATTAGTGAAGATGTCATTCCTAATCAAGTGAACGATACTGAAGACGGTATCACACCGGCAAGTCCAAGAGTAAACGGGATTATTGACCCGGGTGAAGATATCGGTATTGACGCTAAAGCTAATGACAGAGAGCGTGAAGACTATCCGTTCCCTATAAATCAGGAGCAGGATCCGGCACGTGACGACTACGCTTTTAATTTCCAAAAGGATGACAGGGACAGAACCCCTGATGACTTTGTTAAATATAATAATTATGAAGGTAATGCAACAGTTTCCGAACTTGGACAGTTTCCCGACCAGGAAGTTTTGAACCGAAATAACGGACAAGAAATTTCACTCGACAACTCATATTTTTCTTATGAAGTCAACCTATCTCAATATGACTTTGAAGCTGAACAGAATTCGCAAATCATAGGTGGTAATCCTGAAGCCGGATGGTTTTTGTACAGAATTCCAATCCGTAAACCAAATTCTTCAGTGGGTAATCCATTATTCTCAAATATCCAGTATGTAAGAGTAAGAGTTCAAGGTGGATTTTTAGATGCATCTATTGCTGACTGGCGACTTGTCGGTTCGCAGTGGCAAAGAGTCAGTAACCTTACTGAAACAGATGAAAAAGACAGTGTTTTATCTGTTGCTTTTGTAAATTTATGGGAAAACTCAGGACCTCCTGATTATTACACTATGCCTCCCGGTGTAGCCGCACCAAGATTACTTAATAATCCTGACCCTACTCGTGATGTCAGAATGAACGAACAGTCTATTGCTGTCGGTGTGAAAAACCTGAGATACGGTGAAGAAAGAATGTCAGTAAGATTTTTCAGACCAATGGACATATTTTTCTACAAAAAATTGAAATTCTTTATCCATGGTGATGGTTCGATGCCTGATGTTCTAATTCCGGGAGCAGTTCCGAAAGCCTATGCATTCATTCGATTTGGTATTGACTCATCTAATTATTATGAGTACCGCCGACCGCTTACACGTGGTTGGACTGATGTTGGTATAGACCTGATACAGCTTTCGTCAATCAAACAAATTCGTGATTCATTAGTATTGTATGACAGATTTGAGCAGCCTGTACCGGGTGATCCATATGCAACTTTCGTAGTTAAAGGAAATCCAATTTTAACTCGTGTGCAATTCTTCGGGTTAGGTATATCCAATCCGAATGAAAGATTTCCAAATGACCTTACTACAACTATGTGGGTTGATGAACTAAGACTTCTTAGTCCCGAACAAAGTGCTGATTGGTCGGGTATTGGCTCTATGAATCTAGTTCTTGCTGATTTGGGTACAATTCATGCTAATTTTCAGCAAAAATTGCCAAACTTCCATCAGCTTGAGGAGAGATTCGGTGACCGTGCCCATACTCTGAACTGGAATGTAACAATGACAGGAAATCTCGAAAAATTTGCTCCAAAAAGCTTTAATCAGATGCGAATACCAATAACATATACTCACTCAGAAATCGTTCAGACACCGGAATTTGTTGCTAATAATGATATAAACTTGAATGAAGCTGCTACTGCCGCTTATAACAAAGCTATTGCCGATGGAAAAACTCCCGGTGAAGCTCAGGCGGCAAGAGATAATGTCATTAACCGTTCTCAAACAATGCAGGTTACTGACAGTTGGGCTATAACCGGTTTCAAATTAGGTATTCCTGTGAAACATTGGCTGATATCTGAGACTTTTAATAAGGTTACTGTTGGTTATTCCTATAATCAGCAGTACGAAAGAACACCAATCTACGAGGAAAGATTTAACTGGCAGTGGCGACTTAATTTGCAGCATAATCTGAATATCCCTGAGTTGCTAGTTGTTAAACCACTGACATGGCTTGCGGGAGTGCCATTTTTTGGTGCATATAGTGAGTGGAAAATAAATTTCCTTCCGGCAATGTTTAATACAAATATTACAATGAATCGCCGCAGGCAAACTGAGCAATCACGTTTTCTTGATTTCCCAAGCCCGATTATACGCGATTTTTCGGCAAACAGATTATATAGTTTCAGCTGGAAATTAACTGAAGGAGGTTTTCTGAATCCTGTAATTGATTACTCGGTAAATACAAACAGCACATTGGTAAATCATGAATTTGATGAATTTGGAAATCAGCGTACCGGAAGTGAAATATTCAATCAAATGATGTTTAGAGACGGACAGTTGATAGACTTTGGTATAAATAATATGCACACTCAGGTAGTAACTATTAATCTCAGACCAATGCTACCCAATGTATTTAGTATAAATAAGTATTTTGATATAACAGGACTTTTCAATACTACGTATAACTGGACTGACCCGCTTCAGTCGAATCCTGAAATTAGGGATATTGTTAAAAATGCGAGTTTTAACAATTCAATCAGGTTCAGCTTAGGATTCAGATTGAAATCATTAGGTGAAGAATGGTTCGGAATTCAGCAGGCACCCAAGGCACCACCGGGTTTGAGAACAAACAGACCTCCGGACACAACCAAAAAAGCAGGACCCACAATCTCAATGCCTTTGCTGATATTGAAAACAATATTCTTTGACTGGGAAAAAGTTGACTTTGTATTCAATCAACAAAATTCATCAACAAATCCCGGTGTGTTCGGTGGTACAGGTATGCATAATTTCTGGGTCAACGGTATGACATTCCGAGAAAGTCAAATGTCGCAAGGACCGAGTTGGGCATATCAGATGGGTTTGATTGAGCATCCGCATGGAGGATTTAACCTTCTTCCTTCAGCAAGTTTTCCTTTTATCAGAGCCGAGACCTATCCCGGACTCAGACCTGCAAATGCACGATTGCAGGATAATTTCAGACAAACTACAAACCTTGAAATAAAGACTTCCAGGCCACTCTGGGAGGGTGCGAGAATTGATTTAAACTGGAAGACTGAAGTTGGATTTAACAAAAATCAAACCGTTGTTACTGATGAGTTTGGTAATCCTTCCTTTACAAACATTATTTCAGTTGAATCATTTAACAGAACTTTCCATACATTTCCTACTATTTTCGGTCTTAACGTATTCAATAATAGTATAGAGAATGTAATCCGTTTATATGAGCAGGAAAAAGTATTCATTGATCAGGCATGGGAAGCAGGCATTATAAATGATGTTGAGAGAAATCAAAGATATCAGGAAGCACTTAATAATTCATTTTATGAAGGATTGGAAGCATTTTCATTATCGAAGGGCGGAGCAGGAAAATTCCTGCCGGCTGTAAATTGGTCTATCAGATGGGAAGGACTTGAAAAATTTGCCCTTTGGAAAAACTTGATTACACGAATGTCTGTTGACCATCAGTACGTATCTACATATCAGGAGAATGCACAAATAACTGATAACGGGCGTGCCGTCCTTACTCAAACTGTTCAGTACGGCTTCCAGCCATTTATAGGTGTAAATGTTGCGTTTGATGAAGATATGCTTGATGGTATTCTTACAGCTACTCTCAGATGGTCGAATACAAAATCATACAATATTAATAATGCCGCCCGTGCAAGTGTAAATTCTCAGCTTACAAATGAAATTACAGCTCAGGCAAGCTATACTATGCGTGGATTCGAGTTCCCAATTTTTGGTATAAATCTCAAAAATGACCTTGAATACAGTTTCCTTCTTACATACAAGCGCAACAAACGTCACACATTTGATATAACAAGACCCTCTGATACTTATGCAGGTGATAACAGCGAAGGTGAAACTCTTGACGGAAATACTCAGATTATTGTCGAGCCAAGAGCAAGATATTCTCTTAGCAGCAGACTGACAGCATCATTTTTTGTCAGATATGAAGGTACTTTTACAGAAGGTGCAGCTCAGCCGGGTTTCCATACAACTCAAGTTGGATTTGATTTAAGAATCTCAATCGCCGGCGGCAGATAGTTTTTTCATAACTTTAGCTTTTTAAATCTATCCAACAGATAATCTGCCGGAGGGCAGAGATTCATCTTTGCTTCATCGTCTGTTCGTCCGGCATGGTCAGCTCTTGTCAGCAAAACTAAGTCAGGAATATAAATATTTTCATTTAATTTTCGAATTGCTTTATCCGAAACTTTCCCTTCGCTTTTGTAAAATTGCATCGGTACTAAGTGATATCTCACATAAGCCGATACCTTATTAATTATATTTGTATCATTCACTCCAATTTTGGTCAATAATGATTTAGCCGGAATTATTCCATACTGGTCGTGCATAACTGACCTGATTCTGCTGTTTAGATAATCGTTCGTGTATGG from Ignavibacteriota bacterium carries:
- the sprA gene encoding cell surface protein SprA, with product MKKSAPVILLLCMLFTGKSYSYNNFSFIYYSNPLSNLAGSQLPSWFFLNYNFFLPIYLQSEWELEDNPLFQRDTVSTYHFATPTYLKKPDVQRTNFYDHKFGLNQQNQPDGLNVRKSMDEMGEKFVSVEMVDSNEVGIPYVMNLDEYTKIRQKQLQQQIWDSLLTRYDLTMALSQGDLARLIGSATGLTIPVPPNPVMSIFGKPEIGINVNGEVNLRIGWRWDSQNLGTVSQFGQTQSAPIFHQDIRVNVSGRVGDKLKLNTDWNTRRTFDMDNTFKVGYEGYDDDIIKLVEVGNVNLPLPTTLIRGGQTLFGVRADFQFGPLFLKTLFSQRRGERRFVDVQGGASKQYFSLRAYDFARNHFFLDTAYFKIYNKYFENSNPVIPPEADPYRIKEIEVYESTNDVREGEIIAGRSIAIADLEPIRALAGEKYPEQLLETPIRAGFVERGNFARMDSSKYRYDPNLGTIHIRNMRVDRYYAVAYRIEGPTSAREDDLCFGNLASIAGPKDTLILKLIYRPNLQPGFKSLWDRQMKNIFDINSRNINVAETNINVWYLNRNNDSTDVIEGAPDKLVTIFQVDQVNNASGAPQPDGLFDLVPPFFDANEGLITFPNVRPFDSALVKYFSRPEIGNPELAFQYMFSAPYDTTYEIARLNTARDRFIISGEVSGRASNRIQLGGFNIARGSVRVTLDGVELIENQDYVIDYFAGTLTLRNQRATLPNANLKVEYEQRDIFNIATKTLAGIRGDFILHKSRNTLANLGFTFMHYDQAAVIDRVRLGEEPMSNSIFGFDGTLDLQAPWLTKALDYLPFYDTKAPSSLTMRGEWAMILPTPNKRTSDIASDNNEPVVYIDDFEGAQRYIPLGLNASQWSHASPAVDTDYWEHDTIAVNFKGRMFWYQYFIPRVPIREVYPNNETYQAGRNFLNPLHINFDPNIRGIYNKNPEYLDENNEGYFNPNDRFSQRDTVKPRVWGGMMRLLSTFNTNFDNENVEFLELMIKVNGRDPGQTRLFIDLGQISEDVIPNQVNDTEDGITPASPRVNGIIDPGEDIGIDAKANDREREDYPFPINQEQDPARDDYAFNFQKDDRDRTPDDFVKYNNYEGNATVSELGQFPDQEVLNRNNGQEISLDNSYFSYEVNLSQYDFEAEQNSQIIGGNPEAGWFLYRIPIRKPNSSVGNPLFSNIQYVRVRVQGGFLDASIADWRLVGSQWQRVSNLTETDEKDSVLSVAFVNLWENSGPPDYYTMPPGVAAPRLLNNPDPTRDVRMNEQSIAVGVKNLRYGEERMSVRFFRPMDIFFYKKLKFFIHGDGSMPDVLIPGAVPKAYAFIRFGIDSSNYYEYRRPLTRGWTDVGIDLIQLSSIKQIRDSLVLYDRFEQPVPGDPYATFVVKGNPILTRVQFFGLGISNPNERFPNDLTTTMWVDELRLLSPEQSADWSGIGSMNLVLADLGTIHANFQQKLPNFHQLEERFGDRAHTLNWNVTMTGNLEKFAPKSFNQMRIPITYTHSEIVQTPEFVANNDINLNEAATAAYNKAIADGKTPGEAQAARDNVINRSQTMQVTDSWAITGFKLGIPVKHWLISETFNKVTVGYSYNQQYERTPIYEERFNWQWRLNLQHNLNIPELLVVKPLTWLAGVPFFGAYSEWKINFLPAMFNTNITMNRRRQTEQSRFLDFPSPIIRDFSANRLYSFSWKLTEGGFLNPVIDYSVNTNSTLVNHEFDEFGNQRTGSEIFNQMMFRDGQLIDFGINNMHTQVVTINLRPMLPNVFSINKYFDITGLFNTTYNWTDPLQSNPEIRDIVKNASFNNSIRFSLGFRLKSLGEEWFGIQQAPKAPPGLRTNRPPDTTKKAGPTISMPLLILKTIFFDWEKVDFVFNQQNSSTNPGVFGGTGMHNFWVNGMTFRESQMSQGPSWAYQMGLIEHPHGGFNLLPSASFPFIRAETYPGLRPANARLQDNFRQTTNLEIKTSRPLWEGARIDLNWKTEVGFNKNQTVVTDEFGNPSFTNIISVESFNRTFHTFPTIFGLNVFNNSIENVIRLYEQEKVFIDQAWEAGIINDVERNQRYQEALNNSFYEGLEAFSLSKGGAGKFLPAVNWSIRWEGLEKFALWKNLITRMSVDHQYVSTYQENAQITDNGRAVLTQTVQYGFQPFIGVNVAFDEDMLDGILTATLRWSNTKSYNINNAARASVNSQLTNEITAQASYTMRGFEFPIFGINLKNDLEYSFLLTYKRNKRHTFDITRPSDTYAGDNSEGETLDGNTQIIVEPRARYSLSSRLTASFFVRYEGTFTEGAAQPGFHTTQVGFDLRISIAGGR
- a CDS encoding HD domain-containing protein, producing MKLLNEIINCLNNSDNPSEIFAQIRAENQIGYLTELNLLIGCIHDPIWHPEGDVWTHTMIVIDEAAKYRHFFKTNDEKTSYMLAALCHDLGKPYTNDYLNSRIRSVMHDQYGIIPAKSLLTKIGVNDTNIINKVSAYVRYHLVPMQFYKSEGKVSDKAIRKLNENIYIPDLVLLTRADHAGRTDDEAKMNLCPPADYLLDRFKKLKL